The following coding sequences are from one Leptospira bouyouniensis window:
- a CDS encoding AAA family ATPase yields the protein MSQGTEYLSEDLENDTNTFCKRFPNGRKQIFRLLKLESIRIKSDFYLYDAKLYRKIQNTFQILGISENYIEFILFLFIRMEFSSFDDWISRSLNSNILHLIAKRVAGLGRSEYVQMIHAETKLIKFGVISRLHEKDDPVEIRDSFFNFLTDDSQETYGLNYLNRINEETHPISSFIFSKKDVSRLVSLLQDEGPCKILFYGSPGAGKTEFAKSLVSEVKRNLYKINNHKAEDIEEKRTALIVGTTLSKESKSVLLFDEADDILNEGGGSNGFHNEKVPEKKIWMNEFLDQMNGKLIIITNESDTIHESVLRRFDYSIEFFPAEPKQRLYYWNRILEIEKVKNRLSLEQIESLAHTYPAGVGGISTVVKAAKKICSQSSDDQFLSVIKDVMNKHTHLTKGKIQKPLLSSTPYDPTILHVDANLMDLEKLIEEFQNKWDDSEESNLGSLCLLFYGKPGTG from the coding sequence TTGTCCCAAGGCACAGAATATCTATCCGAAGATTTGGAAAATGATACCAATACTTTTTGTAAGCGATTTCCAAATGGTAGAAAACAGATCTTTCGTTTATTAAAATTAGAAAGCATTCGAATCAAATCGGATTTTTATTTATACGATGCCAAATTGTATCGAAAGATTCAAAATACCTTCCAAATACTAGGTATATCAGAAAATTATATAGAATTCATTTTATTCTTATTCATTCGAATGGAGTTTTCTAGTTTTGATGATTGGATTAGCCGTTCTTTAAATTCCAATATCTTACATTTAATTGCAAAAAGGGTAGCTGGACTTGGTCGCTCTGAATACGTTCAAATGATCCATGCGGAAACAAAATTAATCAAATTTGGAGTTATCTCTCGTTTACATGAAAAAGATGACCCAGTGGAGATTCGGGATTCTTTTTTTAATTTTCTAACAGATGATTCACAAGAAACATACGGATTGAATTATTTGAATCGAATCAATGAAGAAACACATCCAATTTCCTCGTTTATCTTTTCCAAGAAGGATGTGTCTCGTTTGGTATCCTTGTTACAAGATGAAGGGCCTTGTAAGATCTTATTTTATGGTTCCCCCGGCGCCGGAAAAACAGAATTTGCAAAGAGTTTAGTTTCTGAAGTAAAACGAAATCTTTATAAAATCAACAATCACAAAGCAGAGGATATCGAAGAAAAAAGAACTGCACTGATTGTGGGAACCACTCTCTCCAAAGAATCCAAAAGTGTTTTGTTATTTGATGAAGCCGATGACATTCTAAATGAAGGAGGAGGAAGCAACGGATTCCATAACGAAAAGGTACCTGAGAAAAAAATTTGGATGAATGAATTTTTAGACCAAATGAATGGAAAACTCATCATCATCACCAATGAATCTGACACCATCCATGAATCGGTTCTTCGTCGATTTGATTATAGCATCGAATTCTTTCCTGCTGAACCGAAACAACGATTATACTATTGGAATCGAATTTTGGAGATCGAAAAGGTTAAAAACAGGTTGTCTTTAGAACAAATAGAAAGTCTTGCACATACCTATCCTGCGGGAGTAGGAGGGATTTCCACGGTTGTCAAAGCGGCCAAAAAGATTTGCAGTCAGTCATCAGATGATCAGTTCCTTTCTGTGATAAAAGATGTGATGAACAAACACACACATTTAACAAAAGGTAAGATTCAAAAACCACTTTTGTCTTCTACTCCTTATGATCCTACAATCCTACATGTAGATGCGAATCTAATGGATTTAGAGAAGTTAATAGAAGAGTTTCAAAACAAATGGGACGATTCAGAAGAATCAAACTTGGGTTCCTTATGTTTATTGTTTTATGGCAAACCAGGAACTGGATAA
- a CDS encoding HNH endonuclease: protein MIDLKIGQEISNEQLTKIFEVGNMGGMRKSLKNNLLVLISDPYKGFYTDRWDGNVLYYTGTGKIGDQKLEKQNADLADSIRTGLQIHLFEVFNPKKYFYHGKVRFTGELLKEKQKDIEGKNREVIIFPLEKIEHNYLVELEYLKHKENLSDSEINNKSSTEIKQLLDNYKPKPPSKRLISSIFYERNSILKEYVKRRADGKCELCNCNAPFLDNKGIPFLEVHHIIWLSRNGEDSIENTVALCPNCHRKMHILEDKNDMEKLLRISK, encoded by the coding sequence ATGATAGATTTAAAAATAGGACAAGAGATTTCAAATGAACAATTAACGAAGATATTTGAAGTCGGTAATATGGGAGGAATGAGAAAAAGTTTAAAAAATAATCTTTTAGTTCTCATCTCGGATCCATACAAAGGATTTTATACAGACCGATGGGATGGAAATGTATTATATTACACGGGAACGGGTAAAATAGGTGATCAAAAATTAGAAAAACAAAATGCCGATTTAGCTGATTCAATTAGAACTGGGTTGCAAATACACTTATTTGAAGTTTTTAATCCCAAAAAATATTTCTACCATGGAAAAGTTAGATTTACTGGTGAATTATTAAAAGAAAAGCAGAAAGATATCGAAGGAAAAAATAGAGAAGTAATTATCTTTCCTTTAGAAAAAATTGAACACAACTACCTAGTAGAACTTGAATATTTAAAACATAAAGAGAATTTATCAGATTCAGAAATTAATAATAAGAGTTCAACAGAAATCAAACAACTCCTGGATAATTATAAACCAAAGCCACCTAGCAAAAGACTAATTTCATCCATTTTTTATGAAAGAAATTCGATTCTAAAAGAATACGTTAAAAGAAGGGCTGATGGTAAATGTGAACTCTGCAACTGTAATGCACCCTTCTTAGATAACAAAGGAATCCCTTTCTTAGAGGTACATCACATTATCTGGTTATCAAGAAATGGTGAGGATTCAATTGAAAATACTGTAGCACTTTGTCCAAACTGTCATAGAAAAATGCATATTCTTGAAGACAAAAATGATATGGAGAAACTTTTACGAATCTCAAAATAA